The Saprospiraceae bacterium genome includes the window CGTAGAGATAATACCGCCATTTAGCTCCCGCTCCATGATGCCTCTCACAATATCTTTGGTCATTAATTCCTTGATCGTCAGCTTGATATCGGGGTATTTTTTACTCAGGTTATTGATGAACAAAGGGGTTAGATAAGGTGATAGGGTAGGGATAATGCCGATGGTCAAAGCGCCTTTTACTTCTTCCTCTATCTGCATGGCAAAATCCCTCAACTGGTGCACTTCCAATAAAACATTCTGGGCCCGTTCTAAAAATTTTTCGCCATTGGCTGTCAGGACGATCGGTTTTGATTGGCGATCAAAGAGTACAAACCCAAGTTCTTGTTCGAGCTTGGTAATTTGCTGGCTAATAGCCGACTGCGTAATATGTACTTTTTTGGCAGCTGCGCTAAAAGAACCTGTTTTACGCAGTAATAAAGCATATTCTAGTTGCTGGATATTCATTATTAGCAAAACTAATAATAGAATTGTAATTATTATGCCTTCTAATGCTGTTTTTGTTGTGTTTTAAGAAATATTTAAACTTGAATAAAACTATGGACTTTTTCAGCCTCATTCGACAAGGAGAATTGGACGAAATCAAGCAACTTGTTGAAAAAGACAAGACCTTCTGCCCTTCTACTGGAGCAAGGTGCGGAAGTTAATCTTCAAAGCTATAATGGTTCAACAGCCCTTATTTATGCCGCTACGTTTGGGCAAACGGAGGTTGCAAAGTAGCTATTAGCCGCAGGGAAGTGAATCAAAATGGCAATTAAAATGAAAATCAAAATAAGACAGGCAGGAAGTGCACATGCTCACCTCATTTTGATTTTGATTACCATTTTAATTTTGATTAAAACACCCCATTCTAAGCCAGGGCGGTGAATCAAAATGGCAATTAAAATGAAAATCAAAATAAGACAGGCAGGAAGTGCACACGCTCACCTCATTTTGATTTTGATTCCCATTTTAATTTTGATTAAAACACCCCATTCTAAGCCAGGGCGGTGAATCAAAATGGCAATTAAAATGAAAATCAAAATAAGACAGGCAGGAAGTGCACACGCTCACCTCATTTTGATTTTGATTACCATTTTAATTTTGATTAAAACACCCCATTCTGAACCAGGGCGGTGAATCAAAATGGCAATTAAAATGAAAATCAAAATAAGACAGGCAGGAAGTGCACACGCTCACCTCATTTTGATTTTGATTCCCATTTTGATTTTGATTCCCATTTTGATTTTGATTCCCATTTTGATTTTGATTAAAAAGCCTCTTATTCCACCAGCACACCAACTAACTCTTCCGTAAACATAGCCTTCACTCCCCAGCCCCCGAATCGCTCCGTTACGACAAACCAAACCTCATTATGGCCTTTCTTTAAATTCAAATTAACAGCATCAAAAAAACCGATGGTGCCGAGGTAGCGATAGTCTCGTGAGGTATAATCGTTTCTGCCCTGGTATTGGAGTTGACCATTGACGTAGACTTTCACAAAATCGCTATAACCAAAGGCCAGGTTTAGGTTTTGCTTTTTGGTGGATTGAAGGCTGAGTTTGCTTACTATTGTATTTTTGCCTTCTGATCGGCGGGCATGGCTCGCCAAATTAATAAGACCTGAATTTTCGGTTGTTATCTTTTTCCAATTAAAGCCGCTTTGGTCTTTTTTATTGAGTAAGGGTTTATTGTCAAAAAAATCATCGGCTACCAAGTCGGAGATTTGCCAACTTTGGATGATCTTTTGGTCAATGGGCGTATTCGAAGAAGGAGCGTCCGGATAGGTTTTGTTATCAATCTGGTAGGAGAAATTGGCAAAATGGACTGGCCCGGCAGCATTAACACCTAATTTTCCGGCAATTTGGCCTCTTTTTAATTCGCTAACGATTACAATGGGTTTTTCCATGTCATCAAAAAAGACCTGAGCTCCTAGCCCTTTTACCACAATTTTGAGATGGTGCCATTGATCCGGTACGAGTTTGATGGCTTGGCCATAACCCTCTCCATGATACAGTTGCCAGCCTGCCACTCCATTGAAATTGGGCGTGTACTGGCAGGCATCGGGGTTGCCGGATTGATGCGGGCGGACATAGAAATGTTCGCTATTATCGGCATCCACCGCTCTGAAATAAATACCGGGGAAATTGCGCGTAGCCGGGAAATTGAGATCTACCTCAATGGTGCCATTAAGAAAGTCTACCCCCTTAAGGAAAATACTCCCATCCTGGATACGAATGGAGGACTTGCCCTGAAAGGTTTCGGGACTTACTTTGGCTTGCCCATAGTCCCAATCACTTTCATTAAAAGGGGCTGCTATTTGCTGGGCAAAAAGGGGATAAATTGCGAGGCAAATGAGGTAAAAGATAGCGGTTGATTTTTTCATAAGGTAATATTTAAGTAATAGACTTGTTCAACCAGCGCCTCAAATGGCTGCAAGCGGCAAATTTTATCTTGCACTTCGTCAAAAAGCCTCGCCGATGCTACGGCATCGCCTGTGTTTTTTTTCTCGTTCAAAATAAAATTTGCTGCGCTTTCGCTCATTCAGGCCTGGCTGAACAAGTCTAATAGGACAAGTATCTTAAAAAACAACCACAGCTTCACGATTCAGATACGATCAAAACTGGTTCAATTGTGGGTCAAGTGTTCATTCAGGCTATTTTCAGGCCCCTTCCCATCGATGGAAATCGTTTTTTTATACAATGAATGTGGACTAGCATATTAAAAAACGTTATTTTAGAAGTTATTTGACTGACACTTAATATCACCCATGACTAATATTTCCGATAGAGACTATCTTGAATGTTGTAAAAGACTAATTAAGGAAAAATTCTCCCTTGGCAATGAGCAAGGAGAGATTCGTCGCAGAGATTTAGCCTTTTTGATAGAAGAGATAGCGGAGCAGGCTGGCGTCAAAATAAGTCTATCTACCCTAAAACGCATTTGGAAATCCGATTTTTCGCAAACACCACAGGTTGCCACCTTAAATGCTTTAGTAACTATTTTGGGCTATGAAGACTGGCACGCCTTCAAATCAAAATACCAGCTCCTTTCATTAGAAGAACCAAAAAGTGTGCATTGGCGCTTCTCTTTTCCGACCTGGGCGCTGCTACCCATTGCCTTATTAGCCGTTATTCCTTTATTGATGTTTTCGAGTAATCAGCATGAACCAACGAGTGGGGTAGCAGTGAATGGAGAGGTACTGTTCTCCGCCAATAAAACCCTGGATATCGGAACGCCAAATACGGTCATTTTTAATTATGACATCAGTGGAGTCAAAGCAGATAGCTTCTTTATTCAGCAGACCTGGAATCCTCAAAACAAGATCCCCATTCAGCCTGAATTTAACTACAAATCCTGTATTTACTATACACCAGGTTTTCATCATGCCAAACTGGTGGCAAATGAAACGGTCATTAAAGAGCTGTTGGTGAATATTGTGACAGATGGTTGGTTTCCTTTGGTGAAGTATCAGTTGACAGACCCGATTCCCATTTATGTGACCAACGAAGCCATAAAAAAAGGCACTGCCCTGAAGATGGAAAGAGCAGATTTGTTAAACGCAGGCGTAGATATAGGAAAAGACTTTCTGCTGAGATATTATAATATCCAGGATTTTAATGACACGCCGAGCAATCAATTTGATTTTGAAACCCGATTTAGATGCGATTCCCTTCTTCAGCCAGTATGCCCATCTATGAGAATACTCATTATATGCGAAAGTGGGGTTTATTATATGCCCTTAATCCGGCAAGGATGTGAGGCAAATCTTGAATTTTACATAGGAGGGGAGTATCGTAGCGGTGGAAGCCACGACTTATCAGCGCTGGGAACGGATGTGTACCAATGGCAGGATTTGCGGCTTAATATAAGCCAGGGAATGGTTAGTGTTTACCTCAATGGCCGCCAATTGTATAATTTCCCCAACCAAGTGGATGTTGGGAAAATCAAAGGCTTAATTTATACTTTTAACACGCTGGGAGAGGTGGCTAGTGTACGCCTGGAGAATCTGGAAACACAGGAAGTATATGCCTATCATGAATCAGTGCTTAGATAAAATCGGAGAATTGGCATTCCACTGGGCGGCAATGGGAAGTGGGAAGCCGGAAATGGGAAGTCGGAAATGAAATGAGAAGTGGGAAGTGGGAAGTGGGAAGTCGGAAATGAGAAGTGGGAAGTCGGAAATGAGAAGGCGGAAATGGGAAGTCGGAAGGCGGAAATGAGAAGTCGGAAAGGCTCAGGTGCGCAATTTTCCCACTTCCCACTTCCCCTTTTCCCACTTCCGCCTTCCCCCCTTCGCCTTCTAGCCTGAAAAACGGAAGATTTCCAGAAGTGTCAAAAATCGAAAAAGGGGTTACCTTAATTCATAGGATTATATCGCTGGATAGCCGCATCAATAATCGCTTCCAACATTTGACCATAATCAATGCCGCCAAAGCTACTCATTTTGGCCAGGTGCCCATCCCAACACCAGCCTGGATTGGGATTTACTTCCAGCAATTTGGGTTCTCCTTCGCTATTTAAGCGCCAATCAAAGCGGCAGTAGTCTTTGCAATCCAGTCGTTCAAATAATTTCAAACTATGGTTTATCAAT containing:
- a CDS encoding ankyrin repeat domain-containing protein — encoded protein: MKKTRPSALLLEQGAEVNLQSYNGSTALIYAATFGQTEVAK